In the Podospora bellae-mahoneyi strain CBS 112042 chromosome 4, whole genome shotgun sequence genome, one interval contains:
- a CDS encoding hypothetical protein (EggNog:ENOG503P8FX) — protein MEQLKGGLLVASPAGGHTGSKLRKKLRKSVSKQRSTVSWRLGFSSSASTKNDQSETADKPPVLSLPSPDLSDPKWSEFFKNGGCFYPQDESVKPAQISQTSVSLKSSKPSQSPEATKPSLSEPSKALQPAESRDTLHEGQIVPELSHLVISDSDAQKRMSMCSNSEAPASPRTAMRRRAKTPIFSIGQLEGIPRPSNALARASTVEHIAEQYRALLVSDNAAREVSHSESHSEPPPSRQERRLSIRRRQSSDHLRDESRAPRRVDTASGSPISDDGTLVSFEEETVYFKPVSFSPEPSPRPPPGSIANAPAPDNLSLQICLDLLTRDLASALASRPSRTNSETSALQVWVMIEAYERLRDQLGSAGLGCEEYGALEGMLNFWLRALYSIHDNLTGGDRYSESDYGEEL, from the coding sequence ATGGAGCAACTCAAGGGCGGTTTGTTGGTCGCCTCACCCGCCGGAGGACATACCGGGTCGAAACTCAGAAAGAAGCTCAGAAAGAGCGTGTCAAAACAACGAAGCACCGTTTCCTGGCGGCTCGGCTTCTCGAGCTCAGCATCCACCAAGAATGATCAATCCGAAACCGCAGACAAGCCGCCGGTCTTGTCGTTGCCATCTCCTGACCTGAGCGATCCAAAATGGTCAGAGTTCTTCAAGAATGGGGGATGCTTTTATCCACAGGATGAATCCGTGAAACCCGCGCAGATATCGCAGACTTCGGTGTCATTGAAGTCTTCGAAGCCTTCACAGTCCCCGGAGGCTACAAAACCCTCGCTCTCAGAGCCCTCGAAGGCCTTGCAGCCAGCAGAATCACGAGATACCCTACACGAAGGCCAGATTGTTCCCGAACTTTCGCACCTCGTCATCAGCGACAGTGACGCCCAGAAGCGAATGTCAATGTGCTCCAACTCGGAAGCCCCAGCAAGTCCCAGGACGGCCATGAGACGGCGAGCCAAGACACCCATATTCTCAATAGGACAGCTGGAGGGAATTCCCAGACCAAGCAACGCGCTGGCCAGGGCATCGACCGTTGAACACATCGCAGAACAATACCGGGCCCTTTTGGTATCAGACAACGCAGCTCGTGAGGTGTCACATTCCGAATCCCATTCAgaaccacctccatctcgcCAAGAAAGGCGGTTATCCATCCGACGCCGACAAAGTTCAGACCATTTGCGGGATGAATCGAGAGCCCCCCGCCGGGTGGATACGGCTTCTGGCTCACCGATATCAGACGATGGGACGCTGGTGAGCttcgaggaggagacggtgtACTTTAAGCCTGTGTCCTTCTCCCCGGAACCATCACCCCGACCACCGCCCGGCAGCATCGCAAATGCGCCGGCGCCTGATAATCTGAGTCTGCAGATATGTCTGGATTTGCTTACGAGGGATTTGGCTTCTGCGCTGGCTAGTCGGCCTAGCAGGACTAATTCGGAGACATCGGCGCTGCAGGTTTGGGTTATGATTGAGGCTTATGAACGGCTGAGGGATCAGTTGGGGAGTGCTGGGCTGGGGTGCGAGGAGTACGGTGCGTTGGAGGGCATGTTGAACTTTTGGTTGAGGGCGTTGTATTCGATACATGATAATTTGACGGGGGGTGATCGATATAGCGAGAGCGATTATGGGGAGGAGCTTTGA